GGGAGCGGCTCTCTATACGTGGGGCAACAAGGCCTACGCGGAGGAGTGGCTCATCATGCACACTCCCAGCCGCTGGCTGCCTCCGGCCTATCCCACGTGGGACGACCTGCTCACCGCCGCCGTCTCAAAGGCCCTCGCCGACAATCATGCTCCCGGCGATCTCTCCAAATGGCGCTACGGTCAGTTCCGTCCCATCGACATCGAACATCCCATCTACAGCCAGTCCCCGATCCTTCAGCGCGTTATTGGCCTGCCCACCAGCCCCGGCCTCCAGCCCCAGAGTGGCGACGACGTCACCGTCAAGCAGGTAGGCCGCAGCTTCGGCCCCTCCGAGCGCTTCACCGCCGACCTCTCCGACCTCGACCACAGCACGCTCAACCTCGTCCTCGGCGAGTCCTCGAACCCGATGAGCGCCTGGTTTATGGATCAGTGGCCTGCCTGGTACCACGGCACCACCTTCCCGCTGCCGTTCAGCCACGCCGCAGTGGATGCCGCCGCCACCCACACCCTGACCCTCACCCCGAGATAACGATCCGCCTCCGTTGCGCGTCTCAACTTTGAAGAGCTTGTCACACGCTTGTCGATCGTCTCCGGGTAAAATCCTTTGCGTGCACGCGGGCCGCGAATCACCCAACCTAAAAAAGAGGACACCTTAATGGCACATCCGTTCTGTCACATGGAACTAGGCAGCACCGACGTTGCGAAAGCCAAAACCTTCTACACAAATATGTTCGGCTGGGCGATCACTGACGTGGATATGGGTGGCAGTATGATCTACTCCACCTTCAAACCGGAAGACACCGGCCCCGGCGGCGGCATGATGATGCAGCCCGTCCCCGGAGCGCCTTCGGCCTGGCTTCCCTATGTCGCCGTCGATGACGTCCAAGCAGCCACAAAAAAAGCGGCGGGCCTCGGCGCGAAGGTCCACGTGGACGTACAAGAGGTGCCGAACCTGGGCTGGTTCAGCGTCATCAGCGACCCCACTGGAGCAGCGCTCGGACTCTGGCAGCAGAAGGTATAAATACTTCTCACGCATCGCAGCAGGACAGCAGATACAGGCCGGGACTATCTTTGCGTCTTTTTCGCGAATGGTGTTCGGCCAGTTTTGTTGGTGAGTGAGATGGGGTGCGTCTCGAAGGGGAACGACAGCTCCTCCGTCACGTCAGATCCCTGCGAGTCGCAGACGAAAGCCGTCATACACTAATCAGCAGATGCGATCCTCTCACCTTCTTCTGGCCCTCACGTTGGCAACGACCCAAGCCGCAAGCTTCGCCTGTGCGCAGTGGGATATCGAAGAGTCCCACACCACCGCAAGCCTGCGCGGCATTCATAATGTCGGCGGAGGAGTCGCGTGGGCCAGCGGCACCAACGGCACCGTGCTTCGCACCGAAGACGGTGGTTATCTCTGGCAGACCTGCACGATACCGCCCGGTGCTGAGAAGCTAGACTTCCGCGGCGTCCAGGCCTTCGACGAAAACACCGCCATCGTCATGTCCAGCGGCCCCGGTGATCAATCGCGCCTCTACAAAACCACCGATGGCTGCCAGAGCTGGAAATTAGTCTTCACCAACCCCGATGCTGGCGGGTTCTGGGACACGCTTCGTATAACCGATGCCAGAACGGCTTACCTTCTGGGAGATCCCGTGGATGGCAAGTTCGCAATGTTTTTCACCGACGACGGTGGAGATAATTGGTTCATCGCCAGCGACCCCGGTCGT
The Edaphobacter lichenicola genome window above contains:
- a CDS encoding VOC family protein, with protein sequence MAHPFCHMELGSTDVAKAKTFYTNMFGWAITDVDMGGSMIYSTFKPEDTGPGGGMMMQPVPGAPSAWLPYVAVDDVQAATKKAAGLGAKVHVDVQEVPNLGWFSVISDPTGAALGLWQQKV